In the Telopea speciosissima isolate NSW1024214 ecotype Mountain lineage chromosome 2, Tspe_v1, whole genome shotgun sequence genome, one interval contains:
- the LOC122652687 gene encoding F-box protein CPR1-like, with amino-acid sequence MADFNEKISEEEETIPTKNLPEGIIADILSRLPVKSLVRFKCVCKPWCALIIDPAFVKMHLSRSLASNSNLSLIFRGSYLYSVDLDACEQQPAVELDHPLKTPNYGTAVVGSCNGLLCIYNTEEDIFLWNPSTRRHQKLPITPIEFPRAFGICRFIVYGFGYDPTTDDYKLVRVVQFYGDDDYCCDSEVKVYTLSTKSWRRIGDMPFHLSYKHGHGVLTNFALHWVAKREMRPDTVSSFIVSFDLQDEEYREVPLPDFVDDKFHMNVGVLGGQLCLLCNFFMVRVEIWVMKDYGLRDSWTKQFLIEQPSVIRSFEYLKPVCYSKNGELILEKDLKGLVLYDPRRQRARDLRIIGIPDSIEIEICIGSLVPLNAKDGTEQAEKKKKNRKQKKKKNREQR; translated from the coding sequence ATGGCGGACTTTAACGAGAAGATAAGCGAAGAAGAGGAGACGATACCAACCAAGAATCTCCCTGAGGGCATCATTGCCGACATACTTTCAAGGCTTCCGGTCAAGTCTCTTGTTAGATTCAAGTGCGTATGCAAACCCTGGTGTGCTCTTATAATCGATCCTGCTTTCGTCAAAATGCACCTCAGCCGATCCCTTGCAAGCAATAGCAATCTCAGCCTCATTTTCCGTGGTTCCTATCTCTACTCTGTCGACTTAGATGCTTGCGAACAACAACCCGCGGTAGAACTCGATCATCCGCTTAAGACTCCAAACTACGGAACCGCAGTTGTTGGTTCTTGCAACGGCTTACTCTGTATATATAATACTGAGGAGGACATATTCCTTTGGAATCCTTCTACCAGAAGGCATCAGAAGCTACCCATTACTCCTATCGAGTTTCCCCGCGCATTTGGAATTTGCCGTTTCATTGTTTACGGATTCGGTTACGACCCCACCACAGACGATTACAAGCTAGTAAGGGTTGTGCAGTTTTATGGTGATGATGACTACTGCTGCGATTCAGAGGTGAAGGTTTACACACTTAGCACCAAATCATGGAGAAGGATTGGGGACATGCCCTTCCACCTCAGTTACAAGCACGGGCATGGGGTTCTTACAAATTTTGCTCTTCATTGGGTTGCAAAGCGCGAGATGAGACCTGACACTGTCTCCAGTTTTATCGTTTCTTTTGACCTTCAAGATGAGGAGTATCGGGAGGTGCCACTGCCGGACTTTGTGGATGATAAGTTTCACATGAATGTTGGGGTTCTTGGAGGACAACTCTGCTTGCTCTGTAACTTCTTCATGGTCCGTGTTGAGATTTGGGTGATGAAGGATTACGGCCTCAGGGATTCTTGGACGAAACAGTTCTTGATCGAACAACCATCGGTGATAAGGTCCTTTGAGTACCTCAAACCTGTATGCTATTCAAAGAATGGTGAACTTATACTTGAGAAGGATTTAAAAGGGCTAGTCCTGTATGATCCCCGTAGACAAAGGGCTAGGGATCTTAGGATTATTGGTATTCCAGATTCAATTGAAATAGAGATCTGCATTGGGAGTCTTGTCCCACTCAATGCCAAAGATGGAACAGAACaagcagaaaagaagaaaaagaacaggaagcagaagaagaaaaagaacagggAGCAGAGGTAA